In the genome of Phacochoerus africanus isolate WHEZ1 chromosome 5, ROS_Pafr_v1, whole genome shotgun sequence, the window CCTGCCTTAGGCACAGCCAAGCTCTCCTGAGAAGGGGGCTCCAGCCCAGAGCTTCCGGCAGTGCCTCCCCATCCTGGGCCGCATAGGACCCCGCACTGCATCACAGCACTGCGGGCTCAGGTCTACAGCTTGGTGTTGAGGTGGAAAGAGAAGTGGGGCGCTGCATAGGTTGTGGCAGGTGGCACGTGCCACGCAGACGAGGCCGGACAAAGTCTGTGGCGAAGGGCACTGTCGAAAGATGCTGGGGGGAAGTGCATGAGGCCAGCGGCCATGGGCGAGGGCGCTGTAGTGGCCAGGAGGTGGGCCGGGAAGGCCGGGATGACCAGGGGGCTGAAGGGGAGTGGGGCCTGGCCCTTTAAGGGGTCTGGGGTGCCAGTGAAGTTCAGTGGGCAGCGCAGCATGGTACCTCTGTAGGCCTCTGGGAAGGTGGGCCCTAGGGCTGGGCCCAGCAGGCAGGAGACAGCCAAGCCAGGCCCTACAGACTTGGTCCCACACTCCTTGGCATCCACCTCCTTAAGAAAAGGAGACACTGCCCTCAGTTTTTTGCCACCATGAACCAAGCCCTCTTCCTCCAGGCTGCGCTTGCTGCCCAGGCCTGGGCTGCTTGGGAAGGTGGGCAGGGGCACAGGGCTCTCAGCAGGGACCTTGGTCATGGGGGACACCCAGCAGGCTTTGGGTTTGGGGTAGAGGCTGCCCTTCCTGGAGCCGCCCTTGTGGAATGCAGAGGGACGGTTGGCATCCCCACCCCATACCAGCTGGGGCTCCTTGGTCGGCAGCCCTTCCTCTTTG includes:
- the ARID5A gene encoding AT-rich interactive domain-containing protein 5A isoform X4, giving the protein MAKEAQGDDGAAERLKKAKEEKQVDQMTPGKTKTDAPDLARLPSQEPPRDSMEQPGPAPGPSLPFVGASGCPEAYKRLLSSFYCKGTHGIMSPLAKKKLLAQVSKAEALQCQEGGCRHGASGEPQVPSTVQPLESPQSPGGLAENSRHQLTPPEGVQGPGGSLREEAQVGPRPSAPTFTGCLHTYSSEVLKPISQHPRDFLPSLKDAVLLGPPGKEEGLPTKEPQLVWGGDANRPSAFHKGGSRKGSLYPKPKACWVSPMTKVPAESPVPLPTFPSSPGLGSKRSLEEEGLVHGGKKLRAVSPFLKEVDAKECGTKSVGPGLAVSCLLGPALGPTFPEAYRGTMLRCPLNFTGTPDPLKGQAPLPFSPLVIPAFPAHLLATTAPSPMAAGLMHFPPASFDSALRHRLCPASSAWHVPPATTYAAPHFSFHLNTKL